The Sulfurimonas lithotrophica genome includes a region encoding these proteins:
- a CDS encoding NACHT domain-containing protein gives MRNKYIIQNMTKFLDYNHYLKNYNNPTMSYFDDKKSNPNFIELYSLKYVMVVAEPGFGKTRLLKELVLRGSDNNAKVFFIDSKQIKNSIQESIQKCKVVEKNISEEKLQKTVYLSNTDDFTLDKNSIVCLDALDELPFSKLYDFLEQVEEFISNNPDIKLFVSCRTHHLKKVEYDLSKIAFEYINLDSFYEKQVFDYLKDSGLNKVQIEEIEYKSKLGNLYDYLTIPRYLYYFSEIIKNKNIDEIVDLSRSEIFEEFIYRKIDKERDKKYPESENHTIKRVLEELALIMKIFQISQISKDDFFTVFKELNLGNIFTGKGLIEKLSDKSLLKDNIDFLEFENQQFLDFLAAKELGRFEKIEQVFFDMAVEPHFQEVYANWFYVMPFVLEQHPSMINIILDFLEKNSNKVLRDGYFSVITSIDPRLIDKKIKSRIFNVVFDYYYEHNQWLTPNKLIHFYIEDEHYQKIVDSIECDISIYTNRIKVSNCIEIIEELSKYGWLLESQLVFWKSKFLEWLKLDVKDYKYFHRTIISSCSILMKNDFEWMKGIYYIFKNGIEVQHEYSRACNKISPNDKFSIDIYFQCDQQFKNNKIDRATRLDDNVRYISKVNTQEGIQYILEKITSKDGEKDLNYILHESYKDRFQDDIKQFISNIQNNLNDEVLTLSKKLIVNLLIKTETHYGNNRKHLFKELLKAILEKDESFIFELIDEVYQAYLDGKLYYFKIENIIHFDLSKYFNNKNFDEIYKKLKKIDDENEKSNLSNFMGYRFYFSDEIDKNVKNKIEKLYKKEIKEAKENSKKYEDEAIEEERNRQIELCKVWEHKIEPEPKIFQTDLFAFYINNKERLEKCENFEINKNRTIDIAKDIIKFNNPLDGKVTVNGSTASIKGIHFYKKAIKLLHKENEELTDQDLIDNIFRHLPFDINSEYKATLKLASNPSPKAIQDIIDVYSGEKRDDDLDIYHPQNFIKFYKTSKIKEAEPLLLKMLNNSQIEEYIHEQIINILPKKVLTQEIIQKYLEDNGKEDELYEDMLIALVKNFDDKEAIKKIFEIVIKKGVETEISESASSLWSTPLELDRVENKIVHTLINIDYDIEEDKKLLDIAIGLRSQSKDLNASFFEEIVFRHLKHLNHKESFKPLIEIEKFLQENKSKTSLNWFEYKFKELKDVYLKELAKPKHIMEAIKSYKKSKENEYLVVNSALHLLETVKEAIAKEIRYWIEVEGAYKYIEELSKKDQNQNAEDFIQKTLKPQIELALLKKGLRDTDIRIKREEQTMDDKRADFTISYGFVGQILLELKLSSNQEAGGGKKAKEYKTKLNTYIGATNSDYGIFIIFNIKKSKKVFESQIAKLSKLYDKEEKITVVDIDCKN, from the coding sequence ATGAGAAATAAATACATTATTCAAAATATGACAAAGTTTTTAGATTACAATCATTATCTTAAAAACTATAATAATCCTACAATGTCTTATTTTGATGATAAAAAATCAAATCCAAACTTTATTGAATTATACTCTTTAAAATACGTAATGGTTGTTGCAGAACCTGGTTTCGGTAAAACAAGACTTTTAAAGGAACTTGTCTTAAGAGGAAGTGATAATAATGCAAAAGTCTTTTTTATAGATTCAAAACAAATCAAAAATTCGATACAAGAGAGTATACAAAAATGTAAAGTAGTCGAAAAGAATATTTCAGAAGAAAAACTACAGAAGACAGTTTATCTCTCAAATACAGATGATTTTACTCTTGATAAAAATTCTATAGTTTGTTTAGATGCTTTAGATGAATTACCTTTTTCAAAACTTTATGATTTTCTTGAACAAGTAGAAGAGTTTATTTCAAATAATCCAGATATAAAACTTTTTGTTTCTTGTAGAACACATCATCTGAAAAAAGTCGAATATGATTTATCAAAGATAGCTTTTGAGTATATAAATCTTGATAGCTTTTATGAAAAGCAGGTTTTTGATTATTTAAAAGATAGTGGTCTTAACAAAGTACAGATAGAAGAGATTGAATATAAATCTAAATTAGGGAATTTATACGATTATTTAACCATACCTAGATATTTATATTATTTTAGTGAGATTATTAAAAATAAAAATATTGATGAGATAGTTGATTTATCAAGAAGTGAAATATTTGAAGAATTTATATATAGAAAAATAGATAAAGAAAGAGATAAAAAATACCCAGAATCTGAGAATCATACAATAAAAAGAGTTTTAGAAGAACTTGCTTTAATCATGAAAATCTTTCAAATTTCGCAGATTAGTAAAGATGACTTTTTTACAGTATTTAAAGAGTTAAATTTAGGAAATATTTTTACTGGTAAAGGATTAATAGAAAAGTTGAGTGATAAAAGTCTTTTAAAGGACAATATTGACTTTTTAGAGTTTGAAAATCAACAGTTTTTAGACTTTTTAGCTGCTAAAGAGTTAGGAAGGTTTGAAAAAATAGAACAAGTGTTTTTTGATATGGCAGTTGAACCACATTTCCAAGAAGTTTATGCAAATTGGTTTTATGTGATGCCATTTGTATTAGAACAACATCCTTCTATGATAAATATTATTCTAGATTTCTTGGAAAAAAACTCTAATAAAGTTTTGCGTGATGGATACTTTAGTGTAATTACAAGTATAGACCCAAGATTAATAGATAAAAAAATTAAATCAAGAATATTTAACGTTGTATTTGATTACTATTATGAACATAATCAGTGGTTAACTCCAAATAAACTAATACATTTTTATATTGAGGATGAGCATTATCAAAAAATAGTAGATTCTATAGAATGTGATATATCAATATATACCAATAGAATTAAAGTTAGTAATTGTATAGAAATAATCGAAGAGTTGTCAAAGTATGGTTGGCTTTTAGAAAGTCAATTAGTGTTCTGGAAAAGTAAATTTTTAGAATGGCTAAAACTTGATGTAAAAGATTATAAATACTTCCATCGTACCATAATATCTAGTTGTTCTATACTTATGAAAAATGACTTCGAATGGATGAAAGGTATATATTATATTTTTAAAAATGGTATAGAAGTTCAGCATGAATATTCAAGAGCCTGTAATAAGATATCTCCAAATGATAAGTTTAGTATTGATATATATTTTCAATGTGATCAACAATTTAAGAACAATAAAATTGACAGAGCTACTAGATTAGATGATAATGTACGTTATATATCCAAAGTGAATACTCAAGAGGGGATACAGTATATTTTAGAAAAAATAACTTCAAAAGATGGAGAAAAAGATTTAAACTATATTTTACATGAGAGTTATAAAGATAGATTTCAAGATGATATAAAACAATTTATATCAAATATTCAAAATAATCTTAATGATGAAGTTTTAACATTATCAAAAAAGCTGATAGTGAACTTATTAATTAAAACAGAAACTCATTATGGGAATAATCGTAAGCACTTGTTTAAAGAGTTATTAAAAGCAATACTTGAGAAAGATGAGAGTTTTATTTTTGAACTTATTGATGAAGTTTATCAAGCTTACTTAGATGGAAAACTATATTATTTTAAAATTGAAAATATTATTCATTTTGATTTATCAAAGTATTTCAATAATAAAAATTTTGATGAAATTTATAAAAAATTAAAAAAGATAGATGATGAAAATGAGAAAAGTAATTTAAGTAATTTTATGGGTTATAGATTTTATTTTAGTGATGAGATTGATAAAAATGTAAAAAATAAAATAGAGAAACTTTATAAAAAAGAGATAAAAGAAGCAAAAGAAAATTCTAAAAAATATGAAGATGAGGCTATTGAAGAAGAAAGAAATAGACAGATAGAACTCTGTAAAGTTTGGGAACATAAAATAGAACCAGAACCTAAAATATTTCAAACAGATTTATTTGCTTTTTATATTAATAATAAAGAAAGACTTGAAAAATGTGAAAATTTTGAAATTAATAAAAATAGAACAATAGATATTGCAAAAGATATTATAAAATTTAATAACCCACTTGATGGAAAAGTTACAGTTAATGGAAGTACTGCATCTATTAAAGGTATCCATTTTTACAAAAAAGCAATAAAACTTTTACATAAAGAAAATGAAGAATTAACAGACCAAGACTTGATTGATAATATATTTAGACATTTACCGTTTGATATAAACTCTGAATATAAAGCTACACTAAAACTTGCTTCAAATCCGTCTCCAAAAGCAATCCAAGATATAATAGATGTATATTCAGGAGAAAAAAGAGATGATGATTTAGATATCTATCATCCGCAGAACTTTATAAAATTTTATAAAACTTCAAAAATAAAAGAAGCCGAACCACTACTTCTTAAGATGTTAAACAACTCACAAATAGAAGAATATATCCATGAACAGATAATTAACATTTTACCAAAAAAAGTTTTGACACAAGAGATTATTCAAAAATATTTAGAAGATAATGGTAAAGAAGATGAATTATATGAGGATATGTTAATAGCTCTAGTTAAAAATTTTGATGATAAAGAAGCTATTAAAAAAATATTTGAGATAGTCATAAAAAAAGGAGTAGAAACAGAAATTTCTGAAAGTGCATCTAGTTTATGGAGTACGCCATTAGAATTAGATAGAGTGGAAAATAAAATAGTGCATACTCTTATAAATATTGACTATGATATAGAAGAAGATAAAAAACTATTAGATATAGCGATAGGTTTAAGAAGTCAAAGTAAAGATTTAAATGCTTCTTTTTTTGAAGAGATTGTTTTTAGACACTTAAAGCACTTAAACCATAAAGAATCATTTAAGCCATTAATTGAAATAGAAAAATTTTTACAAGAAAATAAATCAAAAACAAGTTTAAATTGGTTTGAGTATAAATTTAAAGAATTAAAAGATGTTTATTTAAAAGAACTTGCCAAACCAAAACATATAATGGAGGCTATTAAATCTTATAAAAAATCTAAAGAGAATGAGTATTTAGTTGTTAATTCTGCTTTACATTTACTTGAAACAGTGAAAGAAGCGATAGCTAAAGAGATTAGATATTGGATAGAAGTTGAGGGAGCATATAAATATATAGAGGAACTATCTAAAAAAGATCAAAATCAAAATGCAGAAGATTTTATACAAAAAACATTAAAACCTCAAATTGAATTAGCATTATTGAAAAAAGGATTAAGAGATACAGATATAAGAATAAAAAGAGAAGAGCAAACAATGGATGATAAAAGAGCTGATTTTACAATTAGTTATGGATTTGTAGGTCAAATCTTGTTAGAGTTAAAATTGTCTAGTAATCAAGAAGCTGGAGGAGGGAAAAAAGCTAAAGA
- a CDS encoding FAD-linked oxidase C-terminal domain-containing protein, giving the protein MENKHIKHFENIVGSENIYSDKAHLIAYSYDATRERFEPDAVVFPRNEEDISKILKYCNEHKIVIVPRGAGSGFTGGALPSNGGIVLAMEKHMNKILEIDLKNMVAVVQPGVINMDLQKAVEEVGLFYPPDPASQDYSTIGGNVSENAGGMRAAKYGITKDYVMATRAVLPNGDVIKAGKRTIKDVAGYNISGILVASEGTLAVLSEITLRLIPKPKMTKTAMGIFESVESAMNAVYKTMASGVTPVAMEFLDNLTIRAVEQTFNKGLPVDAGALLVTDVDGNLEDDLNFQLAQIEKVFFENGCTEFKIAKDEKEAADIWFARRNASPALSVYGSKKLNEDVTVPRAVLPELLEKFYAIADKYKINIPCFGHTGDGNVHTNVMVDGSDPEQVKIAYQAIEEVFQATVDLGGTLSGEHGIGLAKAPYMGMAFTDEEMNLFKSIKAAFDPNNILNPAKMGLN; this is encoded by the coding sequence ATGGAAAATAAACATATAAAACATTTTGAAAATATTGTTGGAAGTGAAAATATTTACAGCGATAAAGCCCACTTAATCGCATACTCTTATGATGCTACACGTGAGAGGTTTGAGCCTGATGCGGTAGTTTTTCCAAGAAATGAAGAAGATATTTCAAAGATATTAAAATACTGTAACGAGCATAAAATAGTCATAGTACCTCGCGGAGCTGGAAGCGGTTTTACGGGTGGTGCACTTCCAAGTAACGGAGGGATTGTTCTTGCTATGGAGAAACATATGAATAAGATTTTAGAGATAGATCTTAAAAATATGGTAGCAGTTGTTCAACCGGGTGTTATAAATATGGACTTGCAAAAAGCGGTAGAAGAGGTAGGTCTTTTTTATCCGCCTGATCCTGCATCTCAAGACTACTCGACAATCGGTGGGAACGTGAGTGAAAATGCGGGCGGTATGCGTGCCGCAAAATATGGAATTACAAAAGACTATGTAATGGCTACGCGTGCAGTCCTTCCAAACGGTGATGTAATTAAAGCGGGAAAACGTACCATAAAAGACGTAGCAGGATATAACATAAGCGGTATTTTAGTTGCATCTGAGGGAACTTTGGCGGTACTTAGTGAAATAACTCTTCGTCTTATTCCAAAACCAAAGATGACTAAAACGGCTATGGGTATTTTTGAGAGTGTTGAGAGTGCTATGAATGCGGTTTATAAAACAATGGCAAGCGGTGTTACGCCTGTTGCGATGGAGTTTTTAGACAACCTGACTATTCGTGCGGTTGAGCAGACTTTTAACAAAGGTCTTCCTGTAGATGCAGGAGCACTGTTAGTAACGGATGTAGATGGAAACCTAGAAGATGATTTAAACTTTCAACTTGCTCAAATCGAGAAAGTTTTCTTTGAAAACGGATGTACCGAGTTTAAAATAGCAAAAGATGAAAAGGAAGCTGCGGATATCTGGTTTGCAAGACGTAATGCATCTCCAGCCCTTAGTGTTTATGGAAGTAAAAAACTAAACGAAGACGTAACAGTACCTCGTGCAGTACTGCCTGAGCTTTTAGAGAAGTTTTATGCAATAGCCGATAAATATAAAATAAATATCCCTTGTTTTGGACATACGGGTGATGGAAACGTACATACAAATGTAATGGTTGACGGAAGTGACCCTGAACAGGTAAAAATAGCTTATCAAGCTATAGAAGAGGTTTTTCAAGCTACAGTTGATTTAGGCGGTACACTCTCAGGTGAACACGGCATCGGGCTTGCAAAAGCTCCGTATATGGGTATGGCATTTACAGATGAAGAGATGAATCTTTTCAAATCTATAAAGGCGGCATTTGATCCAAACAACATTTTAAATCCTGCGAAAATGGGACTTAATTAG
- a CDS encoding peptidoglycan DD-metalloendopeptidase family protein, with protein sequence MFRVFILFLLFITSLFGSRVDSFRWPDGISYLMFLEQHKLPVEELYYELDKDDQKLLEEVRAGTNCQNLVSQEGEVLQTLIPMNDELQIHLYKHKGKYHFEIIPIISETRREAFVLKITHSPYLDIIRETGSKKLAQIFVANYRYSLNFKRDLRKGDTLIMMYDQKYRLGNPFSMPILKAAMIEMRGKKHYIYHNSKDDRYYNKEGHEVEGFLLARPVKHARISSYFTKRRFHPILKKYRAHLGVDYAARRGTPIVAAGSGRVIFKGRTRGYGNLIKIRHSDGYVTLYAHLKSFRRGIKKGKYVKKGHTIGYVGSTGLSTGPHLHFGLYKHGRAINPLRVVQVTTKKLKGKAKKEFVELKNNYNKSIDIHLENFTNYIKEPKPDSVCYFYGEKTVCE encoded by the coding sequence TTGTTTCGTGTTTTTATACTTTTTTTATTATTTATAACTTCTCTTTTTGGTTCACGCGTAGATTCTTTTAGATGGCCTGACGGCATATCTTATCTTATGTTTCTTGAACAACATAAACTTCCGGTTGAAGAGCTTTATTACGAGCTTGATAAGGACGATCAAAAACTTTTAGAAGAGGTACGTGCCGGTACAAACTGTCAAAACCTAGTATCACAAGAGGGTGAGGTGCTTCAAACTCTTATACCTATGAATGACGAACTTCAGATACATCTTTATAAACACAAAGGCAAGTATCATTTTGAAATAATACCGATTATTAGTGAGACAAGACGTGAAGCATTTGTTTTAAAAATAACACACTCGCCATACCTCGATATCATTAGAGAAACAGGTAGTAAAAAACTCGCACAAATTTTTGTAGCAAACTACAGATACTCGCTTAATTTTAAACGCGACCTTCGCAAAGGCGATACTCTAATCATGATGTATGACCAAAAATATCGTCTTGGAAACCCTTTTTCCATGCCTATTTTAAAAGCTGCCATGATAGAGATGCGTGGTAAAAAACATTATATTTATCATAATTCTAAAGATGACAGATACTACAATAAAGAGGGTCACGAAGTTGAAGGATTTTTACTTGCACGCCCCGTAAAACACGCTAGAATCTCTTCATACTTTACAAAAAGACGTTTCCACCCTATCTTAAAAAAATATCGTGCACACCTTGGTGTAGATTATGCGGCACGTCGCGGTACTCCTATTGTTGCAGCAGGTAGCGGCAGAGTAATTTTTAAAGGTCGTACACGCGGTTACGGAAACTTGATTAAAATAAGGCACTCCGATGGATACGTAACGCTTTATGCACATTTAAAATCTTTTAGACGCGGTATCAAAAAAGGGAAATACGTAAAAAAAGGACATACCATAGGTTATGTGGGCAGTACAGGTCTATCAACCGGTCCGCATCTGCACTTTGGTCTTTATAAACACGGTCGTGCCATAAACCCTCTGCGTGTCGTTCAGGTAACTACAAAAAAACTAAAAGGTAAGGCAAAAAAAGAATTTGTAGAACTTAAAAATAACTACAACAAAAGTATAGATATACATTTAGAAAACTTTACAAACTATATCAAAGAGCCAAAACCCGATAGTGTTTGTTACTTCTACGGGGAGAAAACAGTTTGTGAATAA
- a CDS encoding plasminogen-binding N-terminal domain-containing protein: MKYIFVLVFLLTSMYGSVLKSTILSVDEEQTTATIKVDKIEIGMSGFIVHEFTDEHTSILRNAIVNSYDENTKIAVLKLSDYDDLKHSALPHGKWSVKAGDKAILAFGYSRALLVAPNEDIYNKITKNANTVQWIHPDIFATILSISGHPTPVEEDFKKMSISANVGLFFFYLEKKLYTLDARSFKILNISEISLEQKSIKLPFYSRIDKINEAWFGKGSDELEDYEPYYFSLMVKHNPKNKTLFEIIKNSDKKLHDLLNEFEIED, encoded by the coding sequence ATGAAGTATATATTTGTATTAGTTTTTTTATTAACGTCCATGTACGGTTCTGTTTTAAAATCAACGATTTTAAGTGTAGATGAGGAGCAAACAACAGCTACAATAAAAGTAGATAAAATAGAAATAGGGATGAGCGGTTTTATCGTTCACGAGTTTACGGATGAGCATACAAGTATTTTAAGAAATGCTATAGTTAATAGTTATGATGAAAATACTAAAATTGCCGTTTTAAAACTTAGTGACTATGATGACTTAAAGCATTCTGCTCTTCCACACGGTAAGTGGAGTGTTAAAGCAGGCGATAAAGCTATTTTGGCTTTTGGATATTCCCGTGCACTTTTAGTAGCTCCAAACGAAGATATTTATAATAAAATAACAAAAAATGCCAATACGGTTCAGTGGATACATCCAGATATTTTTGCGACAATATTATCTATTAGCGGGCATCCGACACCTGTTGAAGAAGACTTTAAAAAGATGAGTATATCAGCAAATGTCGGACTTTTCTTTTTTTACCTAGAAAAAAAACTTTATACCTTAGATGCAAGAAGCTTTAAAATATTAAATATTTCAGAAATTTCATTAGAACAAAAGAGTATTAAGCTACCTTTTTATAGCCGTATAGATAAGATTAATGAAGCATGGTTCGGCAAGGGAAGTGATGAGTTGGAAGATTATGAGCCTTATTATTTCTCTTTAATGGTAAAACATAATCCAAAAAATAAAACACTTTTTGAGATAATAAAAAATTCCGATAAAAAGCTTCATGATTTATTGAACGAATTTGAGATAGAGGATTAA
- a CDS encoding NUDIX hydrolase, with product MNKFTTIDKISPLEDPSYIKPMKIDYTYKGKKKIWEAVLSHDSVSIILYNKDRDAFIIVKQMRIPVLNSNKTNGEMYELCAGLVDKDKPKVQIAKEEVFEECGYDIDVNSIKKVTSFYTSVGISGAKQTLYYAECDDSMIVNDGGGLIEEDIEVLYIPLKDAKDFMFDKNYQKTPGLMMGFYWFFDNIK from the coding sequence GTGAATAAATTTACAACTATAGATAAAATCAGCCCTCTTGAAGATCCAAGTTATATTAAACCTATGAAAATAGACTATACGTATAAGGGTAAAAAAAAGATTTGGGAAGCAGTCTTAAGCCATGACAGTGTATCTATAATACTATATAATAAAGATAGGGATGCCTTTATTATTGTAAAACAGATGCGTATCCCTGTATTAAATTCAAACAAAACAAACGGTGAGATGTATGAGCTTTGTGCGGGACTTGTTGATAAAGACAAACCAAAAGTGCAAATTGCGAAAGAGGAAGTTTTTGAAGAATGCGGTTACGATATAGACGTAAACTCAATCAAAAAAGTAACCTCTTTTTATACAAGCGTAGGTATAAGCGGAGCGAAACAAACACTTTACTATGCCGAGTGTGACGATAGTATGATAGTCAATGACGGCGGAGGTTTAATAGAAGAGGACATTGAAGTACTTTATATACCTCTAAAAGATGCAAAAGATTTTATGTTTGATAAAAATTACCAAAAAACTCCCGGGTTAATGATGGGCTTTTACTGGTTTTTTGATAATATTAAATAG
- a CDS encoding PAS domain S-box protein yields MSLNVCNTFVNINFQPSNYNVLIIEDSKVTNTMITMEMSLRGFNCFNAYSLNEAREILKKEKIHYILLDINLPDGNGYELINELKNSDERIFVLTGEEDPKFREQTYQKGVIDFIVKDLNFAHKIPQVIMNIEQLEKNKQSTVLIVSESKDVKTYLGKLLKNRFYNIITTENEENVVELVQKHLVDLIIFDQTTESIDAIEFMQNHSYISTKNKISVILLSDSFEASTIRDGMKSGIVEFITQPIVAEELVLKVDLWIDYKRKNDELLCSVRLLQEYKDTVDESSIVSKTDRFGIITYVNKSFCEISGYSEDELIGKNHNILRHPEMPKETFKDMWHTIKKLKKSWRGKVKNRKKDGGFYWVDALIKPIINADGEIEEYIALRHDITEEEEVKKYFKDKLKGSQLDLAHSIKLSQEYENATDKFTAILKTDTDNIITYANDNFCKLSGYSLNELIGINCQSLRDEKHIKEGDCKKLQEILAKGKHKAILFTNIAKDGSAYYLDTIVYPIKNAEGIIKEHLHLMHDITELTNMHKEIEDTQKEIVYKMGEIGESRSQETGYHVKRVAEYSKLLASLYGLSDEEAETIFIVSPMHDIGKVAISDAILKKPGKLTEEEFDIMKSHSEIGYSVLKVSERKLLNAAAVVAHEHHEKWDGGGYPRGLKGEDIHIFGRITAIADVFDALGSDRVYKKAWDDEKIFNLFKEQSGKHFDPVLVKLFLENKEKFIDIRNKYKESI; encoded by the coding sequence TTGTCATTAAATGTTTGTAATACTTTTGTAAATATAAACTTTCAACCTTCCAATTATAATGTTTTAATAATAGAAGACTCTAAAGTAACCAATACAATGATAACTATGGAGATGTCATTAAGAGGATTTAATTGTTTTAATGCATATAGTTTAAATGAAGCTAGAGAAATTTTAAAAAAAGAAAAAATCCATTATATATTGCTTGATATTAATTTGCCTGACGGTAACGGTTATGAGTTAATAAACGAGCTTAAAAACTCTGATGAAAGAATATTTGTTTTAACGGGGGAGGAAGATCCTAAATTTAGGGAACAAACTTATCAAAAAGGTGTAATTGACTTTATTGTAAAAGATCTTAATTTTGCACATAAAATTCCTCAGGTTATAATGAATATCGAACAACTTGAAAAAAATAAGCAAAGTACCGTATTGATTGTTTCTGAGTCTAAAGATGTAAAGACTTATCTTGGCAAATTGTTAAAAAATCGATTTTACAATATTATTACTACCGAAAATGAAGAAAACGTTGTTGAATTAGTTCAAAAGCATTTAGTAGATTTAATAATATTTGACCAAACAACAGAAAGTATAGATGCTATAGAGTTTATGCAAAACCACAGTTATATATCTACTAAAAATAAAATATCCGTTATTTTACTTTCCGACAGTTTTGAAGCTTCAACGATTAGAGACGGAATGAAAAGCGGAATAGTAGAGTTTATAACTCAACCTATAGTCGCAGAAGAGTTAGTATTAAAAGTTGATTTGTGGATAGATTATAAAAGAAAAAATGATGAGTTGTTATGTTCGGTTAGACTTTTACAAGAGTACAAAGATACTGTAGATGAAAGTTCAATCGTTTCAAAAACAGACCGTTTTGGTATTATCACGTATGTAAATAAGTCATTTTGTGAAATTTCAGGATATTCAGAAGATGAACTTATAGGAAAAAATCACAATATTCTAAGACATCCTGAGATGCCAAAAGAAACTTTTAAAGATATGTGGCATACTATCAAAAAGTTAAAAAAATCGTGGCGAGGAAAAGTTAAAAATAGAAAAAAAGACGGAGGTTTTTACTGGGTAGATGCTCTAATAAAACCTATAATAAATGCAGACGGTGAAATAGAAGAATATATTGCACTAAGACATGATATTACGGAAGAAGAAGAAGTAAAAAAATATTTTAAAGACAAACTAAAAGGTTCTCAGTTAGATTTGGCACATTCTATAAAGTTGTCTCAAGAATACGAAAATGCTACAGATAAATTTACTGCGATTCTAAAAACGGATACAGACAATATTATAACTTATGCGAATGATAATTTTTGTAAACTCAGCGGATATTCCCTAAATGAGCTAATAGGTATAAACTGTCAATCATTAAGAGATGAAAAACATATAAAAGAAGGTGATTGCAAAAAACTTCAAGAAATATTGGCAAAAGGAAAACATAAAGCTATTTTGTTTACAAATATAGCTAAAGACGGCTCAGCTTATTACCTTGATACCATAGTTTACCCCATAAAGAATGCAGAAGGTATTATTAAAGAGCATTTACATTTGATGCATGATATAACCGAACTGACAAATATGCATAAAGAGATAGAAGATACACAAAAAGAGATTGTATATAAGATGGGTGAAATAGGTGAGAGTAGAAGTCAAGAAACAGGTTATCATGTTAAAAGAGTGGCAGAGTATTCAAAACTTTTAGCTAGTTTATATGGTTTAAGTGATGAAGAAGCTGAAACTATTTTTATAGTTAGTCCTATGCATGATATAGGGAAGGTAGCCATATCGGATGCAATTTTAAAAAAACCCGGAAAGTTAACCGAAGAAGAATTTGATATTATGAAGTCACATTCTGAAATAGGGTATAGCGTCTTAAAAGTGTCTGAGAGGAAACTATTAAATGCTGCGGCAGTTGTTGCACATGAACATCATGAAAAATGGGATGGAGGCGGTTATCCAAGAGGTTTAAAAGGCGAAGATATACATATATTCGGTCGTATTACAGCTATAGCTGACGTATTTGACGCATTAGGAAGCGACAGAGTATATAAAAAAGCATGGGATGATGAAAAAATATTTAATCTTTTTAAAGAACAAAGCGGTAAACATTTTGATCCAGTATTAGTAAAATTATTTTTAGAAAACAAAGAAAAATTTATAGATATTAGAAATAAATATAAAGAGTCTATTTAA
- a CDS encoding YihY/virulence factor BrkB family protein — MDIRKTNLLELFKKLKKVYGVALDRELTLDAASLSFYSIFALIPLLLILMTFLTSMDFFLDVYKEIQNIILANFLPVNHEIIMGYINDFLQNSVEMGVFSFSMLFVSSLLFFQTYEYIVNNIFKAPQRDFIHSVSIYILMIIITPLSLAVAFSISVYIASAMAMNTYTSSIDILPIIPNIIIWVLFFILFKLSANVKIKFGAAFISSFVVSVAFTIIKNMFIYYIFINKSYTTLYGSFSIVIFLFLWIYVSWFIFLHGLRLCNYLNNKKSLK, encoded by the coding sequence ATGGATATACGAAAAACTAATCTTTTAGAACTTTTTAAAAAACTAAAAAAAGTTTATGGAGTTGCACTAGATAGGGAACTAACCCTAGATGCAGCTTCACTTAGCTTTTACTCTATCTTTGCACTTATCCCCTTGCTTTTAATTTTAATGACCTTTTTGACGTCTATGGACTTTTTCTTGGATGTGTATAAAGAGATTCAAAATATAATACTTGCTAATTTTCTACCTGTAAACCATGAGATAATCATGGGCTATATAAATGATTTTTTACAAAATTCGGTGGAGATGGGTGTTTTTAGTTTTAGTATGCTTTTTGTATCTTCACTTTTGTTTTTTCAAACCTACGAATATATCGTAAATAATATTTTTAAAGCACCCCAAAGAGATTTTATTCACAGTGTTAGCATCTACATTTTGATGATAATAATAACCCCTTTATCTTTAGCCGTTGCTTTTTCGATATCTGTATATATAGCATCTGCTATGGCTATGAATACCTATACATCAAGTATAGATATTTTGCCTATTATTCCAAATATAATCATTTGGGTTTTGTTTTTTATACTCTTTAAATTATCGGCAAATGTAAAGATAAAGTTTGGTGCTGCTTTTATAAGCTCTTTTGTAGTTTCTGTCGCTTTTACAATTATAAAAAATATGTTTATATATTACATCTTTATAAATAAATCATATACTACTTTGTACGGCTCTTTTTCAATCGTAATCTTTTTATTTTTATGGATATATGTATCTTGGTTTATCTTTTTGCATGGGCTTAGGTTGTGTAACTATTTAAATAATAAAAAGAGTTTAAAATGA